The following proteins are encoded in a genomic region of Gimesia algae:
- the treZ gene encoding malto-oligosyltrehalose trehalohydrolase, with translation MATQNSAGNTAAQLTQQVLATDLDGTLIPLNQNPQNQSDLRLLADQFQARGNSLIFVTGRHFQSVSQAIEEFQLPIPEWVICDVGTSIFQRQESGEFTLVTAYQDYQDQIITSMPIETLRDQLETIDGLRLQEPVKQGRFKLSFYTDAAQQETLVDRVQEILTQTDAPYSIIHSVDPFNGDGLIDLLPATVSKALALEWWTENNGYDAGNIVFSGDSGNDLAALTAGYRTILVGNADRQLAQRVYNLHRTSGWKNRLYLAQGTATSGVLEGCRWFGLAEQIQTDQLRLGATPLTVDSTFFRVWAPHRKQVVVELLTGDQSDQSSFTLTRNQHGYFEGTLTHARPGDYYLYHLDDQVSRPDPASQYQPEGVHAASQICDPLDFPWSDQNWQGIAKQALVIYELHVGTFTRGGTFQAAIERIPELIELGITAVELMPVAQTPGRWNWGYDGVNLFAVRNTYGSPDDFKDFVDECHRSGLAVFLDVVYNHLGPEGNYLSEFGPYFSDRHHTPWGEALNYDGPDSEYVRRFITENAVFWLEEYHLDGLRLDAVHCMYDDSHFHILEEIRQAVSEHAETTNWPVHLFAETNVYNHDLITADKNRAAYTGIWCDCLMYSLYSHALPNVHLTHRTYHGATDLTETLQHGYIYAGHENTRVTASQRNTDQTNQHLPSLVIALQTHDSVGNHPHGKRIHQLTSKSFQKAAAALVLLYPGIPLIFMGEEFATSAPFPFFVDFEDRHLRDAVDVGRRGDYPPHIWQDALLPSQAEAFFNAKWNEAPLQDPGMFHWYQRLLQLRKQGINDGWLSPVNLQTAYDSQSSLFTLQYQDIRIQARLTPQADMQAQPLPVPLTGTILLTSEPEPVIENNQIHLAPNHTIITRL, from the coding sequence ATGGCCACTCAGAATTCTGCCGGAAATACTGCTGCGCAACTCACACAACAGGTCCTTGCCACCGATCTGGATGGAACTCTGATTCCCCTAAATCAGAATCCCCAAAATCAATCAGATCTGCGTCTACTGGCTGACCAGTTTCAAGCCCGTGGCAACTCCCTGATCTTTGTGACTGGCAGACATTTCCAGTCGGTCTCACAGGCGATTGAAGAGTTTCAACTCCCCATACCGGAGTGGGTCATCTGCGATGTCGGCACTTCCATTTTTCAACGACAGGAATCAGGCGAGTTTACACTGGTCACTGCCTACCAGGACTATCAGGATCAGATCATCACCTCCATGCCCATTGAGACATTGCGCGATCAGTTAGAAACAATTGACGGACTCCGTCTGCAGGAACCCGTCAAACAAGGCCGTTTCAAACTCAGTTTTTATACAGACGCTGCCCAACAGGAAACGCTGGTCGATCGCGTTCAGGAAATCCTGACTCAGACCGATGCCCCGTATTCGATCATCCATAGCGTCGATCCCTTTAATGGTGATGGCCTGATTGATCTTCTGCCGGCAACTGTTTCCAAAGCACTCGCGCTGGAATGGTGGACCGAAAACAATGGATACGACGCAGGAAACATTGTCTTCTCCGGCGACTCCGGTAATGACCTGGCGGCACTGACCGCCGGCTATCGCACTATTCTGGTAGGAAACGCAGACCGCCAGTTGGCGCAACGCGTTTACAATCTTCACCGGACGTCGGGTTGGAAAAACCGACTTTACCTCGCGCAGGGGACGGCAACTTCAGGTGTGCTGGAAGGCTGCCGCTGGTTTGGTCTCGCAGAACAGATTCAAACTGACCAGCTAAGACTGGGAGCGACTCCACTCACCGTTGATTCCACCTTCTTTCGAGTCTGGGCACCGCATCGAAAGCAGGTCGTTGTGGAATTACTGACAGGGGACCAGTCTGATCAAAGTAGTTTCACATTGACTCGCAATCAACATGGTTACTTTGAAGGCACGCTCACCCACGCCCGCCCGGGAGACTACTACCTGTATCACCTTGATGATCAGGTCTCGCGACCCGATCCTGCTTCACAGTATCAACCAGAAGGAGTACACGCTGCTTCTCAAATCTGTGATCCGCTCGATTTTCCCTGGTCCGACCAGAACTGGCAGGGAATTGCGAAACAGGCTCTGGTCATCTATGAATTACACGTCGGCACCTTCACAAGAGGGGGTACGTTTCAGGCCGCCATCGAACGCATTCCGGAACTGATTGAACTCGGCATCACGGCGGTTGAACTCATGCCGGTCGCTCAGACTCCGGGTCGCTGGAACTGGGGTTACGATGGAGTTAACCTGTTCGCTGTTCGCAACACGTATGGTTCTCCTGACGATTTCAAGGACTTCGTTGATGAATGCCATCGCTCTGGTCTCGCCGTCTTTCTCGATGTTGTCTACAACCATCTGGGTCCCGAAGGTAATTATCTTTCGGAATTCGGCCCCTATTTTTCAGACAGACACCACACTCCGTGGGGAGAAGCCCTGAATTATGACGGCCCCGATTCCGAATACGTCCGCCGATTCATCACCGAAAATGCAGTCTTCTGGCTGGAAGAGTATCATCTGGATGGCCTGCGACTCGATGCCGTACACTGCATGTATGATGACAGCCATTTCCATATCCTCGAAGAAATCAGGCAGGCTGTCTCAGAGCACGCCGAAACAACGAACTGGCCTGTACATCTTTTTGCTGAAACCAATGTCTATAACCACGACCTCATCACAGCTGATAAGAACAGGGCAGCCTACACAGGCATCTGGTGTGACTGCCTGATGTATTCCCTCTATTCTCATGCACTTCCCAACGTGCATCTCACCCATCGAACGTACCATGGCGCCACCGATCTCACAGAAACGCTGCAACACGGTTACATCTATGCCGGTCACGAAAACACGCGGGTGACAGCATCTCAACGAAACACCGATCAAACCAATCAGCATCTGCCGTCCCTGGTGATCGCACTTCAGACCCACGACAGTGTGGGAAATCATCCACACGGCAAGCGCATTCACCAGTTGACGTCCAAATCCTTTCAGAAAGCTGCTGCTGCACTCGTCCTGCTTTATCCCGGCATTCCGCTGATCTTCATGGGAGAAGAATTCGCGACATCCGCCCCATTTCCATTCTTTGTCGACTTCGAAGACCGTCACCTACGCGACGCCGTCGACGTCGGTCGCCGGGGAGATTACCCGCCTCATATCTGGCAGGACGCGCTGCTTCCCTCACAAGCCGAAGCGTTCTTCAATGCGAAATGGAACGAAGCGCCACTACAGGACCCCGGCATGTTTCACTGGTACCAGCGGCTACTTCAGTTACGAAAACAGGGTATCAATGACGGCTGGCTTTCACCAGTCAACCTGCAGACAGCTTATGACAGTCAGTCCAGTCTCTTTACCCTGCAGTACCAGGACATCCGGATTCAGGCACGCCTGACGCCCCAGGCAGACATGCAGGCACAACCACTGCCCGTCCCGTTGACAGGTACAATACTCCTCACATCAGAACCAGAGCCTGTCATCGAGAATAACCAGATTCACCTCGCCCCCAATCATACCATCATCACTCGATTGTAA